The segment ACGCAGACCACACGGAGGAAAACTCCAGCCGTGGGGGAGGGAGCCCGGACTTTAAAACGCAAAGGACGCAAAGGACGCGATGTGGGACATGGGAGGAGATCTGAACTCTGAACTCCATTGGATTGGCCAGGATCAACTTTGGCCTTCCTCGGTATCGGACATACCCGTCCTTTGCGTCCATCGCGGTTCAAAAGTCTCTCTTGGCATTTATGGCTTAGATCCGTGTGATCCGCGTGCTCCGTGGGCAACCATTCCCTTCCTTGGATCGAGAACAATTTGCGGGTCCGAGGACTCCTGACGTCGTCCCCTACAGTCCAGACTGTAGGGGACGCTCGTCCCGCCATGACCTCGATTCACATCCGGTGGGGACAGGTCCGACAAGCTGCTAGCGCCAACGAAGACGATAGAAGCGTTGGGGCTGGTTTGGGGCTTGGGTGTCCAGGAATGCCTGGCCTACACCCAGGTTGTCGCTGGTGACCAAATCGTCCCAAGCGGCTAAGTCTTTTGAACCCTGCAAGACATAGGTGCCTCCAGGGCTTCCCTGGAGATTGAGGCGCGCGCCCTGGTCATCATTGCCAGTGAAGCTCACGGTCCCCGGGTCGCCGAGCTTCTCCACTAGTTCCTGCCGGATGCCGGAGTCTCCCAAGGCCACACGCATCACTTTGAAAAACACATCGGTGTTGTCCATCACGCCGCTGAAGATGGCGGCATGGCGTCCAATGGCCGAGAGGGGGATGTCGGACGCCGTATGGGTAGCAATGGGATCCGCGATGTTTCCCGGGATGAACTGATTGCCCTGGGTGTCGCGGTCGGTCGGGCTCTGGGGGTGGCCGGGAAGCGGAGGGGTGGTCATGATGCCGTGGGAGGCATGCTGCATCGGGCGTGGGTTCGTGATCCAGTCCTCATACCGATCCGCATTGCACGCGTAGCCGATCAACATGCGGTTATCGATGTCGGTCGTGGCCGGGTAGCCGTCGTTGGCCATCGAATAGCGGGGGAAGCCCGCCTGATCCAAGGTTCCGACGACGCCGTTGCGAAGTTGGTTGGTGCCTCCGCCCGACGCAGCGCGGGTGACCAAATCGGCATGACTCACCCGAGACGCTCCGATGATGTTCGCCCCGGCGCACTCGTGGTCGGCGGTCACGATGACCAGAGTGTCGGGATGCTCCTGGGCGAACTTCCGACAACGTTCGATCGCTCGGTCAAACTCGAGCGTGTCGAGAATCCAACGCTCAGAGTCCATGAGATGAGCCATCTTGTCGATCGACCCCCCTTCGATCATGGCCACAAAGCCTTTGGGATTCTGGCTCAGAATTTCGAGTGCCTTGTCGGTCATCTCATCCAGCATGGGCTGATCGGGGAAGCCATAGTCGTCCACGACACCCGGCTCGCCGGGCGTGCGGCGCTTGTCGATCTTGTCCTTGGCGACATTCATGTTGGAGAGATTGAAGAGTCCCAAGAGCTTCTGGGTCGAGCTGGGCACGGCTTTGAGAGAGGTGGCGTCGTGAGCGTAGACGAACCCGTCGTTGATAAAATCGCCCAGCAGATCTCGCTCTGGGTCCACGGCCCCGGAGGGCACGCCCCAGGCAGCCGCGACGTCGGCTGGCAGCGTGTAGTCGGTCGCAGCGGTGCGTCCAGATCCCGCGGTACTGGCAGGGAGGAACCATTTCCGGCCCCCACCGAGCAGGACTGTCAGGCCCGAGGCATGACGCTCGTCATAGAACTGGTCGAGGATGCCGGTTCCTGCCGTGCGCGCCTGGGTGTGAGAACCGAAGGCCGCGGGAGTGGAATCGAACAGATCGGTGGTGGAGACAATGCCCAGCGAACGTTCCTGAGTACGGTGCAGAAACTCACCGATGGATTCGACGCGAGGGTTGTCAAAGTTAGCCGTCGTGTCGTCGGGAAAAACGCCGTGCTGATTGTTGTTGGCCTTGTTGCCCGTTGCGTAGCAGGAAGCCCCCGGGGACGAGTCGGTGACAATCGAATTCAAGGAATGAGTCGTGACGAGTCCCGTGAATGGAAATCGATCCATCGCCATCGGCGAGCGAGCCTTTCCCAAGGAAACCCCCGAGCCCATGATGCGCGCGGCGGTGCGGTGGGCGATGCCCATGCCGTCGCCAATGAGAATGATGATGTTCTTGGCCCCCCAGCTCGTGGGCGTCAACGGAACGATTTCGAAGCTGCCCAGGGCGGTCACCATCTGGCCGTCGCTTTGCTCCGCCTCGACCTTCAGCAGGTGAACTCCGGGGGAGGTGACGCCATAGGCTCGCAGGGAGGCGATCATGGAGTTCGTCACGGCGTTTGCCGCAGTCGCGGGAACGAGAGAGACGCTGCCTGGAACGAGAGCTTCATCGACTAGGAAGCGAGCTGCGGTGATTGTTTTCCCGGTTTCTGGCGCAATGGTGGCTTGAATGTCGAAGCGCTGGCCCGGAAGGAAGCGCGAGACGATGGGAAGGTTCGGGTTCCCGCTGGAGAACAGATTGCTGGGAGGTGTGAGGCGAGTCACCCGAGCGGCGGCGTCGAGATCGCTTGGGGTGAGGACAAGGCTGGCCCCGATCAGGAGGGCTAGGCTAGCGATGCCGATCGCGCGTTGTGGCGGTTTGGGAAGTTGAAGTCGTGGATTCGTCCGTTTCATAGGGAGGTGGATTGGGTGTTGGCGTTGGATGGTCAGGGGTTTTGGAGTTTGACTTGGGCGGTGGCCTGGGTGAGAGAGGGCTGGTTTTTGACCGGGTCTAGAATCAGTCGTACCAACGAGGTGCGACCATCGGCTTCTGGGCGGCTTCCCAGGCTCAAGGTGCCTGTCAGCAGA is part of the Verrucomicrobiales bacterium genome and harbors:
- a CDS encoding alkaline phosphatase; this encodes MKRTNPRLQLPKPPQRAIGIASLALLIGASLVLTPSDLDAAARVTRLTPPSNLFSSGNPNLPIVSRFLPGQRFDIQATIAPETGKTITAARFLVDEALVPGSVSLVPATAANAVTNSMIASLRAYGVTSPGVHLLKVEAEQSDGQMVTALGSFEIVPLTPTSWGAKNIIILIGDGMGIAHRTAARIMGSGVSLGKARSPMAMDRFPFTGLVTTHSLNSIVTDSSPGASCYATGNKANNNQHGVFPDDTTANFDNPRVESIGEFLHRTQERSLGIVSTTDLFDSTPAAFGSHTQARTAGTGILDQFYDERHASGLTVLLGGGRKWFLPASTAGSGRTAATDYTLPADVAAAWGVPSGAVDPERDLLGDFINDGFVYAHDATSLKAVPSSTQKLLGLFNLSNMNVAKDKIDKRRTPGEPGVVDDYGFPDQPMLDEMTDKALEILSQNPKGFVAMIEGGSIDKMAHLMDSERWILDTLEFDRAIERCRKFAQEHPDTLVIVTADHECAGANIIGASRVSHADLVTRAASGGGTNQLRNGVVGTLDQAGFPRYSMANDGYPATTDIDNRMLIGYACNADRYEDWITNPRPMQHASHGIMTTPPLPGHPQSPTDRDTQGNQFIPGNIADPIATHTASDIPLSAIGRHAAIFSGVMDNTDVFFKVMRVALGDSGIRQELVEKLGDPGTVSFTGNDDQGARLNLQGSPGGTYVLQGSKDLAAWDDLVTSDNLGVGQAFLDTQAPNQPQRFYRLRWR